A window of the Desulfurobacteriaceae bacterium genome harbors these coding sequences:
- the glmU gene encoding bifunctional UDP-N-acetylglucosamine diphosphorylase/glucosamine-1-phosphate N-acetyltransferase GlmU, whose amino-acid sequence MAFKVVILAAGKGTRFKSDLPKVLHKILGKPMLWYVVKAAKESGAKEVIVVVGHKKELVEDFLKKEFPDVKTVYQEEQLGTGHAVMCAEKLLENFSGKVVVLNGDTPLVEPDEIKKLASSDGDLAVLTTFLDDPTGYGRIVREGDEVLKIVEEKDANDFERKIKEVNTGIYAFSSQKLLEALKKLDNNNAQNEYYLTDTVKIFKEKNWKVVSVLAKDSRNVIGINNRFELSKAEKILKDKIIKELQLSGVTIHNPETAYIEPEVEIGEDTEIFAPVYIKGKTKIGKGCYIGAYSEIRNSTLKDFVKVENHSWIDGATLESETSVGPFAKLRPNTYLEEGAKVGTFVETKNAYLRKGVKANHLSYLGDCEIGENTNIGAGTITCNYDGFNKWRTKIGKNVFVGSNTLFIAPVEVGDNSITAAGSVITQNVPENTLAVARAKQVNLVGKAEKIRERARRKKDEHSPKNS is encoded by the coding sequence ATGGCGTTTAAAGTTGTCATACTAGCAGCTGGTAAAGGTACTCGTTTTAAGTCAGACCTACCAAAAGTTCTCCATAAAATTCTTGGAAAACCAATGCTTTGGTACGTTGTGAAAGCTGCTAAAGAGTCGGGCGCAAAGGAAGTAATTGTAGTCGTAGGACATAAAAAAGAACTGGTAGAAGACTTTCTAAAGAAAGAATTTCCCGATGTGAAAACTGTCTATCAAGAAGAACAACTTGGAACTGGACACGCCGTTATGTGTGCAGAAAAGCTTTTAGAAAACTTTAGCGGAAAGGTTGTTGTTCTAAACGGAGACACACCATTGGTAGAACCTGACGAAATAAAGAAGCTTGCAAGCAGTGATGGAGACTTAGCAGTTTTAACTACCTTTTTAGACGATCCAACAGGATACGGAAGAATCGTAAGAGAAGGGGACGAAGTTCTAAAAATCGTAGAAGAAAAAGATGCAAACGATTTTGAGAGGAAAATAAAAGAGGTAAATACTGGCATCTACGCTTTCAGTTCCCAGAAACTTCTAGAAGCTTTGAAAAAGTTAGACAATAACAACGCCCAAAATGAATACTATTTAACCGATACCGTAAAGATTTTTAAAGAAAAAAATTGGAAAGTTGTTTCCGTTTTGGCAAAAGATTCAAGAAATGTTATCGGAATTAACAATAGATTTGAACTTTCAAAAGCAGAAAAAATTTTAAAAGATAAAATCATTAAGGAACTTCAACTTTCCGGAGTAACCATTCACAATCCTGAAACTGCTTATATAGAACCGGAAGTTGAGATAGGAGAAGATACAGAAATCTTTGCACCGGTTTACATAAAGGGAAAGACAAAGATTGGAAAAGGTTGTTATATTGGGGCTTATTCTGAAATAAGGAATTCTACTTTGAAAGACTTTGTAAAGGTTGAAAACCATTCTTGGATAGATGGAGCAACTCTTGAAAGTGAAACTTCTGTTGGACCTTTTGCAAAGCTTAGACCTAATACCTATCTAGAAGAAGGTGCAAAGGTAGGAACATTTGTTGAAACAAAGAACGCTTATCTTAGAAAAGGAGTAAAAGCAAATCACCTTTCCTACCTTGGAGACTGCGAAATCGGAGAAAATACGAACATCGGGGCAGGAACGATAACTTGCAATTACGATGGCTTTAACAAGTGGAGAACAAAAATTGGCAAAAACGTTTTCGTCGGAAGTAATACTTTATTTATTGCACCGGTTGAGGTTGGTGATAACTCAATTACCGCCGCTGGTTCGGTAATTACTCAAAATGTTCCAGAAAACACCTTA